The DNA sequence ACCGCCGgtatcttcgtcgtctacgATCTGCCTGACCGTGACTGTGCGGCATTGGCCAGTAATGGAGAGTTCCTGATTAGCGATGGTGGTGTCGAGAAGTACAAGGCGTATATTGATTCAATCCGGGAGCAGGTTGAGAAGTACTCGGACACCCAGATTATCTTGGTCATCGGTGAGTATACATACTTTTCCACAACAAATAACACCAGATGTGATCCTTTGGAATAAATAACTAACAAAATTCGCCCACCAGAACCCGACAGTCTAGCAAACCTGGTCACCAACCTGAATGTGCAAAAGTGTGCCAACGCCCAAGACGCCTATCTGGAATGTACCAACTATGCTTTGACGCAGTTGAACCTGCCCAACGTTGCTATGTATCTTGATGCCGGTGCGTCTCATTCCCCAGTACTCCCCAGACAATACTGTCGGCCACCAATCTAACAAGCAACAGGCCACGCAGGATGGCTAGGCTGGCCCGCCAACATCGGCCCAGCAGCCGAGCTCTACGCCTCCGTATACAAGAACGCATCCTCCCCCGCCGCTGTGCGCGGTCTGGCCACCAACGTAGCGAACTACAACGCTTTCTCCATCGACTCATGCCCTTCATATACACAGGGCAGCACCGTCTGCGACGAGAAGACCTACATCAACAACTTCGCCCCGCAGCTCAAGAGTGCTGGCTTCGATGCTCACTTCATCGTTGATACGGGTATGTCCTTAATATCATCTTCCGCATTGTTAACATTTCATTAACAAATTCACACAGGCCGCAATGGAAACCAACCCACCGGCCAAAGCCAATGGGGCGACTGGTGTAACGTGAAGAACACTGGTTTCGGTGTCCGTCCTACCACCGATACTGGAGATGAGCTCGTCGATGCTTTCGTCTGGGTTAAGCCCGGTGGTGAAAGTGACGGTACCTCGGATACCTCTGCGGAGCGCTACGATGCTCACTGTGGATATGCTGATGCGTTGACGCCTGCTCCTGAGGCTGGTACTTGGTTCCAGGTGAGAACCCTTCGGATGTATTTCTTTGAGAATAAGACGATGCTAATATGCGTCTGCAGGCTTATTTCGAACAGCTAGTTGAGAACGCTAACCCTTCCTTGTAAGATGGGTCTGGGGTTAAGCGATAAGGAGGCTGGTGCGTTTGGGTTGGTCATGTATGGTAGTGCAGGGTCACTAGGGAAATGCCACAATGATTTGCCTTTGTTTAACAAAGAGATCCTATAAACAAAGAGCTGGTAACACCATTATATGGTTATCATATCTACAGAGGAAATTGCTAACTAGGCCCAACTGTGACACTTCATCTCTCGACGAACTCTGTCTCTGTTTTACTGAGATGTAGAAATCGCTATCTCTGTGTCCCCATAGAAGAGAGAATTATCGGAACCACCTTCTGGGTCGTGCCCGCACGGTTCTCCTTGGAGATTGCAAGAACCATTCAAGCACTGTTTTGGACAGGCGTAACGAGAGCCTCGCTACCCCGAGTGCAGGGTCAAGAGACTGCTTGAACTTTTCTGAGTCAAATTCCCAACATAGTCCACTAAAGGCAGATGGCTCGCGTACATCTGCCTCTCGCTGGGATTCAGATGCAGGTTGGACTCGGACCGGTAATGGGTGATGTATTTTGGCCGCCCACTTGTTCGTGCCGCTCAGATCGCTCGCATCTCGCTTAGATGAAGCATTTTTCTGTGCATGGAACTGTATGACTCGATCATGCAGTGCATCACAATCGATACCAATCCGCCCACCTAGGACAACAAGAACGCCCCATGCATTTGACGAGATAGCGTGCTCCAGTTCCTGTTCCGTGTACTCCAGCTCAGTGTCTGCGAATGAGTCATCGTCTTCCGCAGTTGCCTGGATTACCTCGTCTTGCAGTCGATAGTATTCAATGAGGTCCTTCAACCTGAACTCTTCACGGTGTTAGTAACACGTATCAGTGGTTTCATCGGAGACAACATACAATGTTTGCCTTCCTTCAGGTAATAGAATCCTAATGTTGTAGGGGGGAAAGAGGCCACGGGGATTGGCATTGGCGATGCATCCGAGTTATACACCTGTAATGGGAATATTCGCTGATTGAGAAAGGCAATTTTGGAGTTCCAGAGGATTCCCTCAAAATTGCTCATCTGGACCTCCACCTTGGTTTCGACTTTGTCCAACCTGTCTTCCAATCAACCAATCTTGGCCTCGACCCGGTCTATCTTAACTTCCAGTTGCTCCACCTTGGTCTCAACTTTATCAAGCCAGTCCTGCATATGAGTAAAACGTTCGTTAACATTGTTGAATTCTCGTTTCATATCCATGTCCAAGGTATCGATCCTAGTATCCACGCGGTTGAATCTCTTGTTGACATTCTGGAACTCACGCTGGATATCCCTATCATGAGCTGCGAGTTTCCCATGTATTCCATCAAACAGCGGTCTAATGACGCTGTTATGGAAATTGAACATCTCCTGGACCAAGTTCTTCTGTAATACCTCCGTTCGCTGGGCAATAGTGTCATCTAAACGTTGAGCCAAAAACCCCTGTAAATCGTTGGACCGCCGAAGCATAGTGTCATCGATACGTCTGGTCAGGGAATCCTGGAACACGTCGTTTCGTTGCGATAGGGAAATATCCAGTTCTCTGACGCGTCGAATTATAGTCGCATCGATATGCTTGGTCAGAGATTCCTAAAACTCGTTGGCGCGTTGGAGCATAGAGTCATGTATTTGATTCGATCGC is a window from the Aspergillus oryzae RIB40 DNA, chromosome 6 genome containing:
- the cbhC gene encoding putative cellobiohydrolase (cellobiohydrolase A (1,4-beta-cellobiosidase A)) produces the protein MATRPVEPSTFNCMISCRNYSASWHHLTDSSFQLHTQVTDRVCLNICISDGDQQSLKPVTTVPSPEFGTPTHHLQSSVNSKLSYLFIMHTLNMQALVALSPLLFSAATALPQASVTPSPSSSVPASSGPAPTATAGGNPFEGYDLYVNPYYKSEVESLAIPSMTGSLAEKASAAANVPSFHWLDTTDKVPQMGEFLEDIKTKNAAGANPPTAGIFVVYDLPDRDCAALASNGEFLISDGGVEKYKAYIDSIREQVEKYSDTQIILVIEPDSLANLVTNLNVQKCANAQDAYLECTNYALTQLNLPNVAMYLDAGHAGWLGWPANIGPAAELYASVYKNASSPAAVRGLATNVANYNAFSIDSCPSYTQGSTVCDEKTYINNFAPQLKSAGFDAHFIVDTGRNGNQPTGQSQWGDWCNVKNTGFGVRPTTDTGDELVDAFVWVKPGGESDGTSDTSAERYDAHCGYADALTPAPEAGTWFQAYFEQLVENANPSL
- a CDS encoding uncharacterized protein (predicted protein), which codes for MSNFEGILWNSKIAFLNQRIFPLQVYNSDASPMPIPVASFPPTTLGFYYLKEGKHYEVIQATAEDDDSFADTELEYTEQELEHAISSNAWGVLVVLGGRIGIDCDALHDRVIQFHAQKNASSKRDASDLSGTNKWAAKIHHPLPVRVQPASESQREADCLNGSCNLQGEPCGHDPEGGSDNSLFYGDTEIAISTSQ